From the genome of Amyelois transitella isolate CPQ chromosome 16, ilAmyTran1.1, whole genome shotgun sequence, one region includes:
- the LOC106129707 gene encoding vacuolar protein sorting-associated protein 33B, whose protein sequence is MVTKMDQPLSLKLMSLSLISQSKLQCILSACGDKKDLIIDPSLIKPLERICGVSWLRQHGIDKIYKMDPHLGATANVNRVYFIPSCVQKYKCVLDQIASLISQNASLADLECFHIIIVPKVIDTFTSILESRGLFGTVSLHSFSWELMVLDEQLISLELPFLYKQFFVDQDQSLLSSISMSLWSLFHVIGRPKIMFSVGKLSASALDILEIYKETYSREFLNNSSSEEIGALILIDRNQDYPSSLLTPATYSGLLSEMFKINCGHLDLNVKETKLKTGKLDFGFKDEGSTTKSTVMPLDSSIDTLYGEIKHRHFSEVLSVLSSKAKLLKNEDIKALGIQEIKHFVTTKLQQVTLFKQNLVNHVLACETIISEMSNKFENLKETETEMLNNRNKKSNFTFVDENFGTDIHICNSLRLMCLLSLTQGLTYDEYNSLVSKYLLAFGYKFLYVFNNLMNAGLLIQPSSPKLSLNIKSNLSNLRDTLQWQSGFQSTAKQLKQLPSQPDKVGKSSPSYVFNGGYTPLAAIFCNIVLTCESLSEVMTKLTALSDLKVGGKAVEKLRNGVETLNEKLSNLKLQSDLEFGCKDAKSLMKFLKSDPNLGHVFPLKPKSVLVYVIGGVTYAEVAACDVVQTVTGSKIYVASDCVLSGRDLMVACT, encoded by the exons ATGGTTACCAAAATGGATCAACCATTGTCGCTGAAGTTAATGTCTTTAAGTTTGATATCCCAGTCTAAACTGCAGTGTATTCTCTCCGCATGTGGAGATAAAAAAGATCTTATTATCGATCCTTCCCTTATAAAACCTTTAGAAAGAATTTGTGGCGTCAGCTGGCTAAG acAACATGGCattgacaaaatatacaaaatggATCCCCATCTTGGAGCTACGGCTAATGTTAATAGGGTTTATTTCATTCCATCATGTGTTCAGAAATACAAGTGTGTGCTGGATCAAATTGCATCACTTATCAGCCAAAATGCTTCCCTAGCAGACTTGGAATGTTTTCACATAATAATTGTTCCAAAAGTTATTGATACTTTTACTTCAATATTAGAGAGTCGTGGTCTCTTTGGTACTGTGTCTTTACATTCATTCTCATGGGAACTTATGGTTCTAGATGAACAGTTGATAAGTTTAGAACTCCCATTTCtctataaacaattttttgttgATCAAGATCAGTCATTACTATCCAGCATTTCCATGTCACTTTGGAGTTTGTTCCATGTAATAGGAAGGCCAAAGATCATGTTTTCTGTTGGGAAATTGTCAGCTAGTGCGCTTGATATTTTGGAAATTTATAAGGAGACATATTCAAGagagtttttaaataatagtagCTCTGAAGAAATTGGAGCTTTGATATTAATAGACAGGAATCAAGATTATCCATCAAGTTTACTTACTCCAGCAACATATAGCGGACTTTTGAGtgaaatgtttaaaatcaaCTGTGGTCATTTGGACTTGAATGTAAAGGAGACAAAGTTGAAAACAGGAAAGTTGGACTTTGGATTTAAAGACGAGGGTTCCACCACTAAAAGTACAGTCATGCCTTTGGACAGTTCAATAGACACTCTTTATGGTGAGATCAAGCATAGACATTTTTCAGAAGTACTTAGTGTGTTGAGTTCAAaagcaaaattattaaaaaatgaagatATTAAAGCTCTGGGcatacaagaaataaaacattttgttacaACAAAGCTGCAACAAGTTACCTTGTTCAAACAGAATTTGGTCAATCATGTGTTGGCTTGTGAAACTATTATTTCAGAAATGAGTAATAAGTTTGAGAATTTAAAAGAAACTGAGACAGAAATGTTGAATAACAGAAATAAGAAATCTAACTTCACCTTTGTAGATGAAAACTTTGGCACTGACATACATATTTGCAACAGTTTACGTCTCATGTGCTTATTAAGCCTGACACAGGGTTTAACTTATGATGAATATAATTCTCTTGTTAGTAAATATTTGCTTGCTTTTGGTTATAAgttcttgtatgtatttaacaatttaatgAATGCTGGTTTATTGATTCAACCTTCCAGTCCAAAATTATCTTTGaatatcaaatcaaatttaagTAACCTACGAGATACATTACAGTGGCAGAGTGGGTTTCAATCTACAGCAAAACAATTGAAGCAGTTGCCATCACAGCCTGACAAAGTTGGGAAATCTTCTCCTAGCTATGTTTTCAATGGTGGCTATACACCATTAGCagctatattttgtaatatagtATTAACTTGTGAATCTCTGTCTGAAGTAATGACGAAGCTAACTGCACTATCAGATTTGAAAGTAGGGGGAAAGGCCGTGGAAAAACTAAGAAATGGAGTAGAGACTTTGAATGAGAAATTGTCTAATTTGAAACTTCAAAGTGATTTGGAATTTGGCTGTAAAGATGCTAAGAGCTTGATGAAATTCCTGAAGAGTGACCCTAATTTAGGTCATGTGTTTCCATTGAAACCTAAAAGTGTACTGGTGTATGTTATTGGTGGTGTGACATATGCGGAAGTAGCTGCTTGCGATGTCGTTCAGACTGTTACAGGGAGCAAGATATATGTGGCGAGTGACTGTGTGCTTAGTGGGCGGGATTTGATGGTAGCATGTacataa
- the LOC106129697 gene encoding probable isocitrate dehydrogenase [NAD] subunit alpha, mitochondrial isoform X1 → MSKNYINALLKPFRESKVLEGLLKWFEPAASDRTKAVRGEKDEVPSGRAGAAQYSTGVRKVTLIPGHGIGPEITVAVQKIFEAAKVPIEWDEVDVTAVRGPDGKFGIPQKAIDSVNANKIGLKGPLMTPVGKGYRSLNLALRKEFDLYANVRPCKSLDGIKTLYDNVDVVTIRENTEGEYSGIEHEIVDGVVQSIKLITEEASKRVAEFAFQFARDNKRKKVTAVHKANIMRMSDGLFLRCCRDLATKYPDITFEERYLDTVCLNMVQDPSKFDVLVMPNLYGDIMSDMCSGLVGGLGLTPSGNIGKNGALFESVHGTAPDIAGKDMANPTALLLSAIMMLRHLQLNDHADRVQNACYTVLREGKHLTGDLGGTGKCSEYTNAIISKLN, encoded by the exons ATGTCGAAGAATTACATAAATGCGCTTTTGAAGCCTTTTCGTGAGAGTAAAGTGTTAGAAGGTTTGCTGAAATGGTTCGAGCCAGCTGCCAGCGATAGAACTAAAGCAGTCAGAGGCGAGAAAGACGAg GTGCCGTCAGGGCGAGCTGGTGCGGCACAGTACAGCACAGGCGTTCGAAAAGTTACCTTAATTCCCGGCCATGGAATCGGCCCGGAGATTACGGTGGCTGTGCAAAAAATCTTTGAAGCAGCCAAAGTGCCTATTGAATGGGATGAAGTCGATGTCACAGCTGTTCGG ggaCCAGATGGTAAATTCGGTATCCCACAAAAGGCTATTGACTCAGTGAATGCTAACAAAATTGGCCTGAAAGGTCCATTAATGACTCCAGTCGGTAAAGGCTACAGATCCCTCAATCTGGCTCTCAGGAAAGAGTTTGATCTTTATGCTAATGTCAGGCCCTGCAAGAGCTTAGACGG AATCAAAACCTTATACGACAATGTAGACGTAGTGACTATCAGAGAGAACACGGAAGGTGAATATTCTGGTATTGAGCACGAGATcgtagatggagtggttcagTCTATCAAGCTGATCACTGAGGAGGCTAGCAAGAGAGTGGCTGAGTTCGCGTTCCAGTTCGCACGTGACAACAAGAGGAAGAAGGTCACCGCTGTCCACAAGGCTAATATTAT GCGTATGTCCGACGGTCTTTTCCTGCGGTGCTGTCGCGACCTCGCCACCAAGTACCCCGACATCACTTTCGAGGAGCGATACCTCGACACAGTATGTCTCAACATGGTGCAGGATCCCTCCAAGTTTGACGTATTG GTTATGCCGAACTTGTACGGTGACATCATGTCCGACATGTGTTCCGGTCTGGTCGGAGGACTCGGTCTGACGCCGTCTGGCAACATCGGCAAGAACGGTGCCCTGTTCGAATCt gttcATGGCACAGCCCCTGATATCGCTGGAAAGGACATGGCGAACCCTACTGCCCTGCTGCTATCCGCCATCATGATGCTCAGGCATCTTCAGCTTAACGACCACGCTGACCGCGTTCAAAACGCTTGCTACACAGTCCTGCGGGAGGGCAAACATCTAACTGGCGACCTCGGAGGCACCGGCAAATGCAGTGAATACACCAACGCTATCATCTCAAAGCTGAATTAA
- the LOC106129612 gene encoding myogenesis-regulating glycosidase, with product MGGRLFLLAVLVALTHGAAVDITVLDVPGIKLRLENNPFGGLNFVLTRKGITEVISVIGRRTGAIKDVVQDEDVVIQFANDTTVRIATEEIVGERRGQVVTLTWEAPKGQRLEDCVNLGSKHWYGGPQQKRQYWPIERLVLPNYSYVTKEADNCGVAEPYWLNSDGVFYYFDKKVPLFVDQNDLEKNAACFIAQIKAPYTNKRERNDLIYAIGIFEDVRKAHEYAVDKYLNKTSGIPDERMITHPIWSTWARYKRDVSHDVVLKFADEIKANGFSNSQLEIDDLWETCYGSQTVDKTRFPNMNHTVASLKKKGFRVTIWTHPFINKNCEPYYTQALDKGYLVSSEYGSVETSWWNDNETTTAYIDFTKPEARNWYIDRLKSLQEATGIDSFKFDGGESSWSPQIPVLQRDVRDQPGVITADYVRAVSQFGPMVEVRTGYRTQDLPIFVRMIDKDTYWTFENGLPTLITTLLQMNMNGYGLVLPDMIGGNGYIEPPTKELFIRWLQANVFMPSMQFSYVPWEFDNETITISKKFVDLHAKYAPKIIAACRKSMETGAPVNPPIWWVAPNDTTAHDIWDQYLLGDSILVAPVVERGARSRDVYLPIGTWLAEGDPDRKHKGGDWIRDYPAKLDELPYFVRI from the exons TATTAGCAGTATTAGTCGCACTCACTCATGGAGCGGCAGTAGATATCACAGTGCTTGATGTCCCGGGAATCAAACTCCGACTAGAAAACAACCCATTCGGGggacttaattttgttttaacacgAA AAGGCATAACCGAAGTTATATCAGTAATCGGTCGTCGCACCGGCGCCATAAAAGATGTTGTTCAAGACGAAGATGTCGTCATACAATTCGCTAATGACACAACAGTGAGGATCGCTACAGAGGAGATTGTTGGAGAGAGGAGAGGCCAAGTAGTCACGCTGACGTGGGAGGCGCCTAAAGGACAACGCCTGGAAGACTGCGTCAACTTAG GCTCCAAGCACTGGTACGGCGGACCGCAGCAGAAGCGGCAGTACTGGCCAATTGAGCGACTCGTCCTTCCAAACTACTCATACGTCACCAAAGAAGCAGATAACTGTGGAGTCGCTGAACCTTACTGGCTAAACTCCGATGGTGTCTTCTATTATTTCGACAAAAAAGTACCCTTATTCGTCGACCAAAACGACCTAGAAAAGAATGCAGCGTGCTTCATAGCACAAATAAAAGCACCGTATACGAACAAAAGGGAACGCAACGATTTAATATACGCAATTGGAATTTTCGAAGACGTACGGAAAGCACACGAATATGCTGTCGATAAATACTTGAACAAAACCAGCGGTATACCTGATGAGAGGATGATTACGCATCCAATTTGGTCTACTTGGGCAAGGTATAAGAGAGATGTCAGTCATGACGTAGTGTTAAAATTCGCTGACGAAATCAAGGCTAATGGTTTCTCCAACAGTCAGCTAGAGATTGATGACCTCTGGGAGACTTGTTATGGATCTCAAACAGTAGACAAGACGAGGTTTCCGAATATGAACCATACTGTGGCCAGCTTGAAAAAGAAAGGATTTAGAGTTACTATTTGGACACATCCTTTCATTAACAAGAACTGCGAGCCTTATTATACCCAAGCTTTGGACAAAGG ATACCTGGTGTCTTCAGAATATGGTTCCGTAGAAACGAGCTGGTGGAATGACAACGAGACGACGACAGCATACATCGACTTCACTAAGCCTGAAGCGCGGAACTGGTACATTGACCGGTTGAAGAGTTTACAGGAAGCCACTGGGATTGACAGCTTCAAGTTTGACGGTGGGGAGTCTAGTTGGTCTCCTCAG ATACCAGTACTACAAAGAGATGTAAGAGATCAGCCAGGAGTCATCACAGCCGACTACGTACGGGCAGTGTCGCAGTTCGGACCAATGGTGGAAGTTAGAACGGGATAcag GACCCAGGACCTGCCAATCTTCGTGCGTATGATCGACAAAGACACCTACTGGACCTTCGAAAATGGCCTTCCGACTCTCATCACAACTCTGCTGCAGATGAATATGAACGGCTATGGCCTGGTGTTGCCAGATATGATAGGAGGAAACGGATATATTGAGCCGCCCACCAAGGAGTTGTTCATCAGGTGGCTCCAAGCTAATGTATTTATGCCTAGCATGCAGTTCTCATATGTGCCTTGGGAGTTCGATAATGAG ACCATCACCATAAGCAAGAAGTTCGTGGACCTCCACGCCAAATACGCGCCAAAAATAATAGCCGCGTGTCGCAAGTCAATGGAAACGGGCGCGCCCGTCAACCCTCCTATATGGTGGGTCGCACCGAACGATACCACAGCGCATGATATTTGGGACC AATACCTGCTAGGCGACTCAATCCTAGTAGCTCCCGTAGTGGAAAGGGGCGCAAGATCCCGTGACGTATACCTTCCGATCGGGACGTGGCTCGCTGAAGGAGACCCCGACAGGAAACACAAGGGTGGAGACTGGATAAGAGACTACCCCGCTAAACTAGACGAGCTACCGTACTTCGTTAGGATCTAg
- the LOC106129697 gene encoding probable isocitrate dehydrogenase [NAD] subunit alpha, mitochondrial isoform X3, which produces MAARFIRKIVPSGRAGAAQYSTGVRKVTLIPGHGIGPEITVAVQKIFEAAKVPIEWDEVDVTAVRGPDGKFGIPQKAIDSVNANKIGLKGPLMTPVGKGYRSLNLALRKEFDLYANVRPCKSLDGIKTLYDNVDVVTIRENTEGEYSGIEHEIVDGVVQSIKLITEEASKRVAEFAFQFARDNKRKKVTAVHKANIMRMSDGLFLRCCRDLATKYPDITFEERYLDTVCLNMVQDPSKFDVLVMPNLYGDIMSDMCSGLVGGLGLTPSGNIGKNGALFESVHGTAPDIAGKDMANPTALLLSAIMMLRHLQLNDHADRVQNACYTVLREGKHLTGDLGGTGKCSEYTNAIISKLN; this is translated from the exons atggCTGCAAGATTTATCAGGAAAATT GTGCCGTCAGGGCGAGCTGGTGCGGCACAGTACAGCACAGGCGTTCGAAAAGTTACCTTAATTCCCGGCCATGGAATCGGCCCGGAGATTACGGTGGCTGTGCAAAAAATCTTTGAAGCAGCCAAAGTGCCTATTGAATGGGATGAAGTCGATGTCACAGCTGTTCGG ggaCCAGATGGTAAATTCGGTATCCCACAAAAGGCTATTGACTCAGTGAATGCTAACAAAATTGGCCTGAAAGGTCCATTAATGACTCCAGTCGGTAAAGGCTACAGATCCCTCAATCTGGCTCTCAGGAAAGAGTTTGATCTTTATGCTAATGTCAGGCCCTGCAAGAGCTTAGACGG AATCAAAACCTTATACGACAATGTAGACGTAGTGACTATCAGAGAGAACACGGAAGGTGAATATTCTGGTATTGAGCACGAGATcgtagatggagtggttcagTCTATCAAGCTGATCACTGAGGAGGCTAGCAAGAGAGTGGCTGAGTTCGCGTTCCAGTTCGCACGTGACAACAAGAGGAAGAAGGTCACCGCTGTCCACAAGGCTAATATTAT GCGTATGTCCGACGGTCTTTTCCTGCGGTGCTGTCGCGACCTCGCCACCAAGTACCCCGACATCACTTTCGAGGAGCGATACCTCGACACAGTATGTCTCAACATGGTGCAGGATCCCTCCAAGTTTGACGTATTG GTTATGCCGAACTTGTACGGTGACATCATGTCCGACATGTGTTCCGGTCTGGTCGGAGGACTCGGTCTGACGCCGTCTGGCAACATCGGCAAGAACGGTGCCCTGTTCGAATCt gttcATGGCACAGCCCCTGATATCGCTGGAAAGGACATGGCGAACCCTACTGCCCTGCTGCTATCCGCCATCATGATGCTCAGGCATCTTCAGCTTAACGACCACGCTGACCGCGTTCAAAACGCTTGCTACACAGTCCTGCGGGAGGGCAAACATCTAACTGGCGACCTCGGAGGCACCGGCAAATGCAGTGAATACACCAACGCTATCATCTCAAAGCTGAATTAA
- the LOC106129764 gene encoding nucleolar protein 6, producing MVKQDIAHVSEDDSPLEAVNENGKRSAADNNPEGKKRIRGLYRQPTVNELNRLRETENLFNSNLFRLQVDEVLQEVKVKEKTEKKFEQWFLAFKTYLLSIQEDENEYDLTEQTLAKKLKVKLPFNDKLKKTKCVFKFHKFKSVEIVGSYNLRCPINSKLKVDVKVTVPADIYTKNDSINYRYHKKRAAYLAFIASHLKNYESIEDLKYTFLNGSEAKAVLDLKPAGKLGNFVSVRIDLSCELDAYKLHRFSPTRNNLRESWLFNPDAVENNEVGTPTPYYNSSILCDLTSSTNEEFLKEVLSKSENLKQAVVLLKIWLRQRKLQVSGHVVSMLIAYLVQIKRVNNIMSSYQIVRNVWIAIKSSEWDKKGISLHKEGDSPPLEEFHKHFPVVFLDRTGYYNILWQMCRGTYDTLKRECELAVGMLDNANINSFIPLFMTPVQPLMQFDHILKFKNLEGLKQSVLSKVSKESQLNYGIDELALVTDTLHTLLRKSLGNRVDLILQMVDADFSWTVKKSPEKAKMEGHEENLLFGLVLNPEHCINVVEKGPPANLPEAEEFRLFWGEKSELRRFQDGSITETCVWDGETTQERRGITKQIINYLMKIKYDIPQSELFHICDQLDTLTSRKQYSDAQCESCSLEALRAFDELRRDLRQLTQLPLDVSAVYGVSPVFSYSDPLPPVPRPPQHNPWRRGNASLVKEIVREGTLVVPEYTAVCKAVIELGHSGKWPGDLQAFRCLKAAFNLQIAERLQKQYSLPTQAYPTHIDVLKNGLVFRLEIAHPKEITLLRREMENGVVKFRESEESVNLQCETILMPRLRGALHGLHQKHPAFGPTVCLFKRWLSSHLLSPPHFPPTVAELITAAVFVHSSPLSPPTMPTAGLVRVLTLLANTDWAREMIVLDFNEDMKREEIIELEQQFSSREDPTPCIHIVTAYDSDHPAVWSRRDPTPQVIARAKVLASSTLDYFQRALLSEMKDNILSCFVPSLSGYDVLIRLNPTLVPFTTERVEKLPTSRKLPTTFAEELIPVVEFDPVRCYLDELRHAYSEFALFFHDSYGGEVVAVLWKPDIDEFKEFQVLNANALTPITVKGETKYKINKQALIEDFKILGAGLVTDVTVNA from the exons atggtgAAACAG gaTATTGCACATGTTTCCGAAGACGATTCACCTTTAGAAGCTGTTAATGAAAACGGTAAGCGTAGTGCTGCTGATAATAACCCCGAGGGCAAGAAACGAATAAGAGGTTTATATCGGCAGCCAACGGTCAACGAATTGAACCGTCTTCGCGAAACTGagaatttattcaattcaaatttattccGATTGCAAGTTGATGAAGTCCTCCAAGAAGTCAAAGTCAAAGAGAAGACTGAAAAGAAGTTTGAGCAGTGGTTTCTAGCTTTTAAAACTTATCTACTGTCTATACAAGAGGATGAAAATGAATATGACCTTACTGAACAAACTCTGGCGAAAAAGCTCAAAGTGAAACTACCATTTAATGATAAgctaaagaaaacaaaatgtgtttttaaatttcacaaGTTTAAAAGTGTTGAAATTGTTGGGTCCTATAACTTGAGATGTCCAATCAACTCGAAACTAAAAGTAGATGTTAAAGTCACTGTACCAGCAGACATATATACGAAAAATGACTCAATAAATTATAGATATCATAAAAAGCGTGCTGCTTATTTAGCATTCATTGCATCgcatttgaaaaattatgaatCCATTGAAGATTTGaaatacacatttttaaatGGTAGTGAAGCAAAAGCTGTTCTGGATTTAAAACCAGCAGGCAAGCTTGGTAACTTTGTATCAGTTCGTATTGATTTATCTTGCGAGCTAGATGCATACAAACTTCACCGTTTTAGTCCAACACGTAATAATTTAAGAGAATCATGGTTATTTAATCCTGATGCTGTTGAGAATAATGAAGTGGGAACTCCAACTCCATATTACAACAGTAGTATATTATGTGATTTAACATCTTCTACAAATGAGGAGTTCTTAAAAGAAGTTCTGTCAAAAAGTGAGAATTTAAAGCAAGCAGTTGTATTACTAAAGATCTGGCTGCGACAAAGAAAGTTACAAGTGTCTGGACATGTTGTGAGCATGCTCATAGCATATTTAGTGCAAATAAAgagagtaaataatattatgagtAGTTATCAAATAGTTAGGAATGTTTGGATAGCCATCA AATCTTCAGAATGGGACAAAAAGGGCATATCACTCCATAAGGAGGGTGATTCTCCTCCTTTGGAGGAATTCCACAAACACTTTCCAGTGGTATTCCTAGATAGAACGGGTTACTACAACATACTATGGCAGATGTGTAGAGGGACCTATGACACCTTGAAGAGGGAGTGCGAGTTGGCTGTGGGGATGCTTGACAATGCCAACATAAACAGCTTCATACCACTCTTCATGACTCCGGTGCAGCCTTTGATGCAGTTTGATCACATTTTGAA ATTCAAAAATTTGGAAGGTCTCAAACAATCTGTTCTATCAAAAGTGTCCAAAGAATCCCAACTGAACTATGGTATAGACGAGCTGGCTCTAGTAACAGATACTCTTCACACTTTGTTGAGGAAAAGTCTTGGGAATCGAGTAGACTTGATATTGCAGATGGTAGACGCCGATTTCTCATGGACCGTAAAGAAATCGCCAGAAAAAGCAAAGATGGAAGG acACGAAGAAAACCTATTGTTTGGATTGGTCCTGAATCCGGAACACTGTATAAATGTGGTTGAGAAAGGTCCTCCCGCAAATTTACCTGAGGCAGAGGAATTCAG ATTATTCTGGGGCGAAAAATCAGAGTTGCGTCGCTTCCAAGACGGCTCCATCACAGAGACTTGCGTCTGGGACGGAGAGACCACACAAGAACGACGCGGTATCACCAAGCAGATCATCAATTATCTCATGAAGATTAAGTATG ATATTCCCCAGTCCGAACTATTCCACATATGCGATCAACTTGACACTCTGACGTCTCGCAAGCAATACAGTGACGCTCAATGTGAGTCGTGCTCTTTAGAAGCGTTGCGAGCCTTCGACGAACTCCGTCGCGATCTGAGGCAACTCACGCAGTTGCCGCTAGATGTCAGCGCTGTGTACG GAGTGTCTCCCGTATTCAGTTATAGCGACCCCCTCCCTCCCGTTCCCCGCCCCCCGCAACATAACCCCTGGAGAAGAGGGAATGCAAGCTtggtgaaggaaatagtgagaGAAGGAACCTTGGTCGTGCCGGAGTATACCGCTGTTTGCAAAGCAGTCATTGAATTGG GTCACAGCGGAAAATGGCCGGGCGACCTCCAAGCGTTCCGCTGCCTCAAAGCCGCTTTCAACTTACAAATCGCCGAGCGACTGCAAAAGCAATATTCACTCCCCACTCAAGCGTATCCTACCCACATTGATGTGCTCAAAAACGGTCTAGTGTTCCGTCTAGAGATAGCACACCCGAAAGAGATAACGCTATTGAGGAGGGAGATGGAGAATGGAGTGGTCAAGTTTAGGGAGAGTGAAGAGAGTGTTAATTTGCAATGTGAAACTATTTTGATGCCAAGATTGAGGGGGGCCCTTCACGG ATTACACCAGAAACATCCCGCTTTCGGGCCCACCGTCTGTCTGTTCAAACGCTGGCTGTCCTCCCACCTGCTATCCCCTCCCCACTTCCCCCCCACTGTGGCTGAACTAATCACGGCCGCGGTTTTCGTACATTCCTCCCCACTATCCCCACCAACTATGCCCACTGCTGGGCTTGTCAGAGTGTTAACATTGCTGGCTAATACGGATTGGGCCAGGGAAATGATCGTGTTGGATTTCAATGAGGATATGAAAC gcgaagaaataattgaattgGAGCAGCAATTCTCATCTCGAGAGGATCCGACCCCGTGCATTCACATAGTTACGGCGTACGACTCTGACCACCCCGCAGTTTGGAGTAGACGTGACCCGACCCCTCAAGTTATCGCCAGAGCTAAAGTGCTAGCCAGTAGTACTTTAGACTACTTTCAGAGGGCGCTGTTGAGTGAAATGAAGGATAACATACTG TCATGCTTCGTACCATCATTATCCGGCTACGACGTTCTCATCCGCCTCAATCCGACCCTGGTGCCATTTACAACTGAACGCGTTGAAAAACTGCCAACATCACGGAAATTACCCACGACTTTCGCGGAAGAATTGATTCCGGTGGTAGAATTTGACCCAGTAAGGTGCTATTTGGACGAACTCAgg CACGCGTACAGTGAGTTCGCCCTGTTCTTCCACGATTCATACGGCGGCGAAGTGGTTGCTGTATTATGGAAACCGGACATTGACGAATTCAAGGAATTccag GTCCTGAACGCAAACGCGCTTACACCCATAACAGTGAAAGGAGAAACGAAGTACAAGATAAACAAACAAGCTCTCATAGAGGACTTCAAAATACTCGGCGCTGGATTAGTTACTGATGTAACAGTTAACGCATAg
- the LOC106129697 gene encoding probable isocitrate dehydrogenase [NAD] subunit alpha, mitochondrial isoform X2, with product MSKNYINALLKPFRESKVLEGLLKWFEPAASDRTKAVRGEKDEVPSGRAGAAQYSTGVRKVTLIPGHGIGPEITVAVQKIFEAAKVPIEWDEVDVTAVRGPDGKFGIPQKAIDSVNANKIGLKGPLMTPVGKGYRSLNLALRKEFDLYANVRPCKSLDGIKTLYDNVDVVTIRENTEGEYSGIEHEIVDGVVQSIKLITEEASKRVAEFAFQFARDNKRKKVTAVHKANIMRMSDGLFLRCCRDLATKYPDITFEERYLDTVCLNMVQDPSKFDVLVMPNLYGDIMSDMCSGLVGGLGLTPSGNIGKNGALFESVHGTAPGIAGQDKANPTALLLSAVMMLRHLQMHDYANKIEGSCFKVLREGNVLTEDLGGNSSCSAYTNEIINNLE from the exons ATGTCGAAGAATTACATAAATGCGCTTTTGAAGCCTTTTCGTGAGAGTAAAGTGTTAGAAGGTTTGCTGAAATGGTTCGAGCCAGCTGCCAGCGATAGAACTAAAGCAGTCAGAGGCGAGAAAGACGAg GTGCCGTCAGGGCGAGCTGGTGCGGCACAGTACAGCACAGGCGTTCGAAAAGTTACCTTAATTCCCGGCCATGGAATCGGCCCGGAGATTACGGTGGCTGTGCAAAAAATCTTTGAAGCAGCCAAAGTGCCTATTGAATGGGATGAAGTCGATGTCACAGCTGTTCGG ggaCCAGATGGTAAATTCGGTATCCCACAAAAGGCTATTGACTCAGTGAATGCTAACAAAATTGGCCTGAAAGGTCCATTAATGACTCCAGTCGGTAAAGGCTACAGATCCCTCAATCTGGCTCTCAGGAAAGAGTTTGATCTTTATGCTAATGTCAGGCCCTGCAAGAGCTTAGACGG AATCAAAACCTTATACGACAATGTAGACGTAGTGACTATCAGAGAGAACACGGAAGGTGAATATTCTGGTATTGAGCACGAGATcgtagatggagtggttcagTCTATCAAGCTGATCACTGAGGAGGCTAGCAAGAGAGTGGCTGAGTTCGCGTTCCAGTTCGCACGTGACAACAAGAGGAAGAAGGTCACCGCTGTCCACAAGGCTAATATTAT GCGTATGTCCGACGGTCTTTTCCTGCGGTGCTGTCGCGACCTCGCCACCAAGTACCCCGACATCACTTTCGAGGAGCGATACCTCGACACAGTATGTCTCAACATGGTGCAGGATCCCTCCAAGTTTGACGTATTG GTTATGCCGAACTTGTACGGTGACATCATGTCCGACATGTGTTCCGGTCTGGTCGGAGGACTCGGTCTGACGCCGTCTGGCAACATCGGCAAGAACGGTGCCCTGTTCGAATCt gtgCACGGAACTGCTCCAGGAATCGCCGGACAGGACAAGGCGAATCCCACGGCGTTACTCCTCTCAGCCGTAATGATGCTACGGCATCTTCAGATGCACGATTACGCGAACAAAATAGAAGGTTCCTGCTTCAAGGTGTTAAGGGAAGGCAACGTGCTAACTGAGGATTTAGGAGGAAACAGCTCTTGCAGTGCTTACACCAATGagattataaacaatttagaGTAA